The following DNA comes from Anastrepha obliqua isolate idAnaObli1 chromosome 1, idAnaObli1_1.0, whole genome shotgun sequence.
tacagcagcagcagcagcaggtgCTACCCACATCGCCACCAACAGCTGTCACACTGCCACCATTTCCAGTGCATACACCACAACAAATATTGCAAGAGCAATTGCAGCAGCAAATCGATGGGCCGGCAGTGTCTTTAACTGGCACGATAAATAGCATAAGTACACCCCAACAACACTATTCAAACGCCCAACATCAAATTATTCACTCTTCCAATCCAACCGAACTAACTGAAATTATGACAGCTGCCACGTCACCATCTACTGTAACCGCCACAAACGCCTCGAACTCCTCAGCCTCCTCTACTATTAATTAATAGTATTTATGCTATATTGATATTCATAAAACTGAAGTTGTAGAAGAAAAAATAGAGTTATGGAAGATAGcgagaaatttatatttttaaattgcaaaCTAGAGCTTGGGCACCACTCAGTTGTGACGGTTAGCCCTTTGCGTTATCAAGTCAgtcagacaattttttttttattttacgagTATAAtgattatgaatattttttatatagtctacaaaaaaaaataatgtttttaattatatttcgaaaagagataaaataaaattcaaaaactaaaatttaaaaatgctaaaGATATAAGCAAAAAGTAAAGACAAAGTGCAACATgtgcaaaaaataaagtttttaaatagaGTTTAGCTATAAATTGTATAAGAAGGCTTCCAGCAGCGTTGGTGCATGCGTAGCGACTATTTGAGCAGATATTTCGGCACAGGTGGCCCGAGAAAAAGTATTTAACGAAAAAGTTGTTTGTATCTTATGCTTAGCAGCAGCAGCGCGAAGTATAACAGATTAGCAATAGCAAATGATATACGTACACAGGTGTTCTTGTAAAGGGCCAACAACACACCATGCATTAGTGGACATTGGTGAAAGAAAATGCATTGCTCGCGTTCAATGCTGCTTGACGCAGTATAATGGCAACCGCGATGTAGACGTGTGTTTGTTGGGCGTTGAATGTGGCCACAATGGCGTTGAAAGGTCTTGTGTTCCAActattcaatgcaattaatATGCAAAGGAGACGTGCAGGCGATAGcttaataaatgtatttattatatttgaacttttaaatacactgcaaaaataaaaacagcatgAAGAATAATGTTTACTActtacaaacacaaaaaaattacatgcatgcatacaagaCAACATACAAGACTCGCATactacattcatatatatttacatacgtacataaacacAAACAATATTGCAAAAACTCGTACATGCAACACAGTATCCAAATATAATTGTGCATTAAAATGCCCGCGCAAGCGaacttaaataaatcaataataatCAATGAAATGCTTCATCCATAAtacaatataatgaaaaaaaaaacaaacaaacagagcAAGTAAATAAACGAatgcaattttcatttaatgaaaatcaatgCATCAGAAAAAAGCATTTTTGAAGTGTTTTTATTTACTGACAACCGTGTTTAGGAAAATCGCAGTTAATTTGAATGACATGCAAATTTACGTACTGTTGTGCGAGCATTTTttatgctgttgttgtagcagtataaacatccccatacatgtacggggaatgggcagatataaatccgggtcgttccggttacgcaaaaccgactgtcgtgggaacgagctttttatttttaattcagttATCTAATTCAGTGCTTTAATTAACATGCCAATTAAAAAgcaagtacaataaaaaaacagcgCCATTTGCACAACTATTTTTAACCTCAACGTTTTAAAGCAAATCCAGAGTTGCTTTCCAAATAACTTCTAAACTAAAACATATTGTCTATATGAACAACATAATGGAATGTATAACAAATATTTGATTGTTTAATTAGTTGCAGCggacttttcatttatttttcgattataCCAATGGAGTATTTGCTTCAACCAAATACAATACACAGCAACAGTAAACAGCTGCTACATACgtatgcttatttttattttattatttttacttttaacttttttctatactttaattaaaaacaatatatttgtCTGCATTTTTCCTCTCTAAAgcacatttatgaaatacaattaATGCATcacattagtaatttttttttttctttttttttaaataactttggaatatatgcatgtgtggaaaaaaaattattttcatttattctgcTGCGGCCTTTAGAAATTCAGGCGGCTGTTCAACATCCGCTGCCAATTTAGTTTTCTTTACAGGTGGCTCTTCTGTCTCCGTTCCAGATTCTGGTAATTCGATTTTTTCCAACTCGTCAGccaatacattattttttttaacttgttctCCCTCTTTTATTTCAAGCTCTTCCGCCACAGTTTTAATATGCTTTCGCACAGCTTTTCGTTCGTCATATTCATCTAGTAACTTACTTCCCTCGAACAAAACAAAAGGCAATGTCACTCGCTGATAATAGTCCGGCATTAATTCTATATTACTGATAACCGTATCTAACATATGCGATTTTTCACACCAAATACCTGGCGCATCTCCACGCACCGGATTAATATGTAAGTGTAGATGATAGAATGATGGTTGATAGTGGAAATATATACGCAATTGTGAATCACACAATCCGTAACGTTTCTCCATAGTTCTAGCTATACCATCACGCAGATTGTACAAAAGTGGCAGATGAGTGCTATTGAGATCACGTAAAGATTTGATGTCATGCTTGTGAACAATGGCTAGCAAATAAAGTGTCTCCAAAGTTTTGCCATCCCACTTCAAATCGGGTAAAAGCACGAACCCTGTTTCGGGATCTGAATCTTCATATACTATGCGTTCAGTTTCTTGACGATGTTCCAGTATGTTATATACCCACTAAGAAAATATAATcgaaatcaattaaaatgcaaGAGTATATATTAATCATGataccatattttaaataaacgctTACGTCTAAACTAAAATGGCTGCTCGTGATATAAGGCAACGTTAGTTGCTCATATAATTCTGGAGTTTCAGTAATcaagtatttttgagttattgagTATTTCTCAATATGTTTCTCCGTGGCTGGATATACCACAGTCGTTTTTATTGCTGCAAGTAAGAGAGAAAAGCGATATAAAATGGGAAGAAGATTGGATTTGAACTTTTACCATTCAATTCGGCATTGGGCACGCATTGAAAGCTgccataaatattattaatgaaTTCTGTCTGCACCTGCAATGCATCACTAAATATTCTAGGAGCTTCATCCGCAATCTGTTCACGCGCTGTTTGTACATCACGTTCTTTGAACGCTTGTTTCTCAAGCAGCACAACGGCTACGTCAGTAGCGGAGACGTCGGGAAACGTGCCAAGCAGCTGCATGGAATTCAAAGCTTTTTAGTCGcaagtatttattaaatatttaatttttcaagttaCCGCTATTGTTTTCCGCAACGTGTTATTTTGCAATATTCGTGTTAGCTTAAATGTTGATAATTCATAGGTTGGAAGTGACACCTCTTTCTTTGGTGTATTCTCTGCGGGATCTTCAACGGCAGCAGCGCTATTTTGGACCTTAGTTGATTTTTCAACACCTTTAACCGATAATTCTTCAACGGTTGCTTTTGCAGTATTCAATTCTGTATTTTCTGacattgtttaataatttttatagtgCAATTTaggaacaacaaaaatattgaagattACCGGCAAAATAGGCAAAAGTGTGTGAATACTTTTccttcaaattgtttttattcacGATAGTGTCGAGTGGTAGGGTTGCATGCAGCATCAATTTCATTTGGAGTTAAGGCAATAAGCAAGCATTTCATGCATTCGCATAAAAATATAaccaaacatttattaaaaattagttttttgatCCCAGTTGAACTTGTTAAGCTTTCTACAGGAATatgcaacaaaatttataaaatttatcgcTAATTATGGTTTTATCTAAGTTTGAAATGCACCTCGTTAAATCTGTCTTTATCATCCACATACATTGTGGCATAAAAGtcatcaccctatcggaaaacgCTGTAATGCTATGTACTGTTCATGCATTTCTGGAGTaaacatatacaaaataaagGTCAAGCCAGGTATTGCTGTGCTCTTTAGGAGCTTGGAATAATTGTTTCgattttatatttgttgttgttgttgtagcagcataaacattctccatacaaTTACGTGGGCTGCCACTGGAGCGACAGTCCTTGggcggatataaattcgggtcgttccgaTAATGTAGATCCGACTGCCGTGGAAACGGAGAATAATTGTTTATGCCCCTTTTGTTGGCGCATATTTCCCGGCCGTCCTTCACGAATTGGGCATACACTACAACGTTTAGCCTTTTAACTTGAAGAATGTAGAACAACATGGACCGGAAAAATTGTCCGGTGTAACCATTCCATACTTTTTAATGGGGTTTTTTGAAGTCATGAGTCTATGCTAACAAGCCTCAGACTTTTGAAGTAATAAAAGTGAATACTCGTTAAAAAGGGCTCGTATGGTCATCAATTCTGACGGTGGTGAATTGGCCGATATCATTCTTTCGCCTTGATGACAAACAACTAAGACATTAATACCCATAATCCAAAATGCGGA
Coding sequences within:
- the LOC129235485 gene encoding m7GpppX diphosphatase produces the protein MSENTELNTAKATVEELSVKGVEKSTKVQNSAAAVEDPAENTPKKEVSLPTYELSTFKLTRILQNNTLRKTIALLGTFPDVSATDVAVVLLEKQAFKERDVQTAREQIADEAPRIFSDALQVQTEFINNIYGSFQCVPNAELNAIKTTVVYPATEKHIEKYSITQKYLITETPELYEQLTLPYITSSHFSLDWVYNILEHRQETERIVYEDSDPETGFVLLPDLKWDGKTLETLYLLAIVHKHDIKSLRDLNSTHLPLLYNLRDGIARTMEKRYGLCDSQLRIYFHYQPSFYHLHLHINPVRGDAPGIWCEKSHMLDTVISNIELMPDYYQRVTLPFVLFEGSKLLDEYDERKAVRKHIKTVAEELEIKEGEQVKKNNVLADELEKIELPESGTETEEPPVKKTKLAADVEQPPEFLKAAAE